A genomic stretch from Streptomyces sp. QL37 includes:
- a CDS encoding FUSC family protein: MTWPLAFREVLRSGLRIEETRLEPLLALRTAVGVAIVIGPALWLGSPAYAASAALGAFSAGGATFQRTWRPRKVIALAAGAGLALSTLVGYLAAGRLVTFLPLLALWTLVAGLAWAVGSTAGIVAATTVGSMLVTITLPTSVGRALEHAGIIALGGVAQALLILLFPIRRWGAHRDALADALAAVADYARRLRHDPTARFDPEPLMTARDAAAVTPSQARTRPTVLHGPRGLAERILPVVAALADPDIGAPAEGPGRDRAREVLDAAAEVLDAAARSIRRGTPVDVPPRAVDLLRGDEEHEVLEGPARQAAERLAGLLGEALEIAECGNAHRSPPAQRGPAGVQFLVRPTMFRLIPVIVRAVRRELRHDSPVFRHAVRLAAVATLGYLIAARLPLGHGYWAPLASVMVMRPDFHRTYARAVARLAGTLVGVALATGVVQALGPDAYVFGALAVVSAGLSYTLVRTGYAYSQCFTAAYVVFLLGMGGQAWEQTVPERMVLTLLGGALAVLAYALFPSWETPRLPGRLADWLAADGRYAAAVLRSYAEPTRERRADMRNAQLASRKARAAWQEAYDQAKQEPVRPRGLTSREAQEAQEALEGFDRAATLMQNHVPQDDDLSALEAERLAEALEADTAQAAADMREHRDPDWGRVERALQAWDGAGARSPALRREADLQKRALDDLATAVSRTPLERDVGSVREERRVREAVGAEGDGSGPAHRGG; this comes from the coding sequence GTGACGTGGCCGCTGGCCTTCAGGGAAGTCCTTCGGTCCGGGCTCAGAATCGAGGAGACGCGGTTGGAGCCCCTGCTCGCGCTGCGCACGGCCGTCGGTGTGGCGATCGTCATCGGGCCGGCGCTATGGCTCGGCTCCCCTGCGTACGCCGCATCCGCCGCCCTCGGCGCCTTCTCCGCGGGTGGGGCAACCTTCCAGCGCACCTGGCGCCCACGCAAGGTGATCGCGCTCGCCGCCGGCGCGGGGCTGGCGCTCAGTACCCTGGTGGGCTACCTGGCGGCGGGGCGACTCGTGACCTTCCTTCCTCTGCTGGCCCTGTGGACTCTTGTCGCGGGGCTGGCGTGGGCCGTCGGATCGACCGCTGGGATCGTCGCTGCGACGACGGTCGGCAGCATGCTGGTGACCATCACCCTGCCCACGAGCGTCGGACGAGCCCTGGAGCACGCCGGGATCATCGCGCTCGGCGGAGTGGCGCAGGCCCTGCTGATCTTGCTGTTCCCGATCCGCCGATGGGGGGCGCATCGTGACGCGCTCGCCGACGCCCTGGCCGCCGTGGCGGACTACGCCCGCCGGCTCCGGCACGACCCGACCGCCCGGTTCGACCCTGAGCCATTGATGACAGCGCGGGACGCGGCCGCCGTCACACCATCACAGGCTCGCACCCGCCCCACCGTCCTCCACGGCCCGCGAGGACTTGCCGAGCGCATTCTGCCGGTCGTCGCCGCGCTCGCCGACCCGGACATCGGCGCCCCGGCGGAGGGACCCGGGCGGGACCGCGCGCGGGAGGTGCTCGACGCGGCCGCCGAGGTGCTGGACGCGGCCGCCCGATCGATCCGCCGCGGCACCCCCGTCGATGTACCGCCCAGGGCTGTGGACCTCCTGCGTGGAGACGAGGAGCACGAGGTGCTCGAGGGACCCGCGCGGCAGGCCGCCGAGAGGCTCGCGGGACTGCTCGGTGAGGCGCTGGAGATCGCTGAGTGCGGCAACGCGCACAGAAGCCCGCCCGCGCAGCGGGGCCCCGCGGGCGTTCAGTTCCTGGTGCGCCCGACCATGTTCCGGTTGATCCCGGTCATCGTGCGGGCCGTCCGTCGTGAGCTCCGCCACGACTCGCCAGTCTTCCGGCATGCCGTTCGGCTGGCGGCGGTAGCCACGCTCGGCTACCTGATCGCCGCCCGGCTACCCCTGGGTCACGGCTACTGGGCGCCCCTCGCCTCGGTGATGGTGATGCGTCCAGACTTCCACCGGACGTACGCGCGTGCGGTCGCCCGTCTCGCCGGGACCCTGGTGGGGGTCGCGCTCGCCACCGGGGTGGTGCAGGCCCTGGGCCCGGACGCCTATGTGTTCGGTGCGCTGGCGGTGGTCTCGGCGGGCCTGTCGTACACCCTGGTCCGTACCGGCTACGCCTACTCCCAGTGCTTCACTGCCGCGTACGTCGTCTTCCTGCTCGGCATGGGCGGCCAGGCATGGGAACAGACGGTCCCGGAGCGGATGGTACTCACCTTGCTGGGCGGGGCCCTGGCGGTGCTGGCCTATGCGCTGTTCCCGTCATGGGAGACGCCCCGGCTGCCGGGCCGGCTTGCGGACTGGCTCGCCGCCGACGGCCGTTACGCGGCCGCGGTGCTCCGCAGCTACGCCGAACCGACCAGGGAGCGCCGTGCCGACATGCGCAACGCCCAACTGGCGAGCAGGAAAGCGCGTGCCGCTTGGCAGGAGGCGTACGACCAGGCAAAGCAGGAACCGGTCCGTCCCAGGGGCCTGACTTCGCGTGAGGCGCAGGAGGCACAGGAGGCGCTCGAAGGGTTCGACAGGGCGGCGACGCTCATGCAGAACCACGTTCCGCAGGACGACGACCTCTCCGCTCTCGAGGCGGAGCGGCTCGCCGAGGCCCTGGAAGCGGACACGGCGCAGGCTGCAGCCGACATGCGCGAGCACAGGGATCCGGACTGGGGCCGCGTGGAGAGAGCTCTCCAGGCGTGGGACGGCGCCGGTGCCCGGAGCCCAGCGCTACGGCGCGAGGCGGACCTGCAGAAGCGCGCCCTGGATGATCTCGCGACAGCCGTGAGCCGCACCCCCTTGGAGCGCGATGTCGGCTCCGTGCGTGAGGAGCGGCGGGTACGGGAGGCCGTGGGGGCTGAAGGCGATGGCTCAGGACCCGCGCACCGGGGTGGGTGA
- the uvrA gene encoding excinuclease ABC subunit UvrA, producing MVNKDASDPFVHVHGAGENNLRNIDVDVPRDMMVAFTGVSGSGKSSLAFGTLYAEAQRRYFESVAPYARRLLQQVGAPHVREITGLPPAVALQQRRGAPSSRSTVGTITTLSNLLRMLYSRAGTYPPRAARLEAESFSPNTAAGACPECHGLGVVHDVAEDLLVPDPSLSIREGAIAAWPGAWQGANLRSVVSGLGIDIDRPWRRLRKKDRDWLLYTDEQPSVYIEPEEDRVDYGYQGKFWSARKHVMHVLADSKSEKMRERALRFVRSVPCPECHGSGLRPEALAVTFAGHSIAEINAMPLIQVVALLRPAAGRSEADATTSTARSGETTEVAVRICGDLVARVDVLLDLGLGYLSLGRRSTTLSPGEAQRLRIATQLRSGLFGVVYVLDEPSAGLHPADAEPLLDVLDRLKEAGNSLFVVEHDMDVVRRADWVVDIGPGAGEGGGRVLYSGPVAGLERVGESATSQYLFGRAEPLDHRPRTPHGWLHLSGVSRHNLRDVSVDVPLRVLTAVTGVSGSGKSTLVTQVLAEVVRGHLGLVPEEPDEARLEVDVQDASGVESFDRLVRVDQRPIGRTPRSNLATYTGMFDTVRKLYAATDEARARGYSAGRFSFNVAEGRCETCQGEGFVAVELLFLPGTYAPCPTCQGARYNAETLEVTYRGKNIADVLGLSVDAAAQFLSAVPAASRSLETLREVGLGYLRLGQPATELSGGEAQRIKLATELQRARRGHALYLLDEPTAGLHPSDVALLLRQLHRLVDAGNTVVLVEHDLDTIVTADWVIDLGPGGGDAGGRVVAAGPPAKVARARRSATAPYLAARLAGP from the coding sequence ATGGTGAACAAGGACGCGAGCGATCCCTTTGTGCATGTCCATGGCGCCGGTGAGAACAACCTGCGGAACATCGATGTCGACGTTCCACGGGACATGATGGTCGCCTTCACCGGCGTCTCCGGTTCGGGCAAGTCCTCGCTCGCGTTCGGCACGCTCTACGCCGAGGCGCAGCGGCGCTACTTCGAGTCCGTAGCACCGTACGCCCGAAGGCTGTTGCAACAGGTCGGCGCACCGCACGTGCGGGAAATAACCGGACTGCCACCGGCCGTGGCCCTGCAGCAGCGACGCGGGGCGCCCAGTTCGCGCTCGACGGTCGGCACCATCACCACACTGTCCAATCTGCTGCGCATGCTCTACTCCCGCGCCGGCACCTATCCGCCCCGGGCCGCACGGCTGGAAGCCGAGTCGTTCTCGCCCAACACCGCGGCCGGCGCCTGCCCGGAGTGCCACGGATTGGGCGTCGTCCACGACGTCGCCGAGGACCTGCTGGTCCCGGACCCCTCGCTGAGCATCCGCGAGGGGGCGATCGCCGCCTGGCCGGGCGCCTGGCAGGGCGCCAACTTGCGCAGTGTCGTGAGCGGCCTGGGGATCGACATCGACCGGCCATGGCGCAGGCTCAGGAAGAAGGATCGGGACTGGCTGCTGTACACGGACGAGCAGCCCTCCGTGTACATCGAGCCGGAGGAGGACCGCGTCGACTACGGCTACCAGGGCAAGTTCTGGAGCGCCCGTAAGCACGTCATGCACGTCCTCGCCGACTCCAAGAGCGAGAAGATGCGCGAACGGGCGCTCCGATTCGTCAGGAGTGTGCCCTGCCCGGAGTGTCACGGCAGCGGACTGCGGCCCGAGGCGCTTGCCGTGACCTTCGCCGGGCATTCCATCGCCGAGATCAACGCGATGCCGCTCATCCAGGTCGTGGCGCTGCTGCGCCCCGCCGCGGGGCGGTCCGAGGCCGACGCCACCACGTCGACCGCCCGATCCGGGGAGACGACCGAGGTCGCGGTCCGGATCTGCGGCGATCTGGTCGCGCGGGTCGACGTACTGCTCGACCTGGGCCTGGGATATCTCAGCCTCGGGCGCCGCTCGACGACCCTGTCGCCCGGCGAGGCGCAGCGCCTGCGGATCGCCACTCAGCTGCGCTCGGGGCTGTTCGGTGTCGTCTACGTCCTCGACGAACCCTCCGCGGGCCTGCACCCGGCTGACGCGGAACCTCTGCTGGACGTGCTGGACCGCCTCAAGGAGGCGGGTAACTCCCTGTTCGTCGTGGAGCACGACATGGACGTCGTACGGCGGGCGGACTGGGTGGTCGACATCGGCCCCGGCGCGGGCGAGGGCGGCGGGCGCGTGCTGTACAGCGGCCCGGTCGCCGGTCTTGAGCGGGTGGGGGAGTCGGCCACGAGCCAGTACCTGTTCGGGCGCGCCGAGCCGCTCGATCACCGCCCACGCACACCTCACGGCTGGCTGCACCTGAGCGGCGTCTCCCGTCACAATCTGCGCGACGTGTCCGTCGACGTACCGCTCCGCGTGCTGACGGCGGTGACGGGCGTGTCCGGTTCCGGAAAGTCGACGCTGGTGACGCAGGTGCTCGCGGAGGTCGTCCGCGGCCACCTCGGACTCGTACCCGAGGAGCCCGACGAGGCGCGGCTGGAGGTCGATGTCCAGGACGCGTCGGGGGTCGAGTCGTTCGACCGGCTGGTGCGGGTCGACCAACGGCCCATCGGCCGAACTCCCCGGTCCAACCTGGCCACGTACACGGGGATGTTCGACACGGTGCGCAAGCTGTACGCGGCGACGGACGAGGCCAGGGCACGCGGCTACTCGGCCGGGCGGTTCTCCTTCAACGTGGCCGAAGGGCGGTGCGAGACCTGCCAGGGCGAAGGATTCGTCGCGGTGGAACTGCTTTTCCTGCCTGGCACCTACGCGCCGTGCCCGACCTGCCAGGGCGCCCGGTACAACGCCGAAACGCTGGAAGTCACCTACCGCGGCAAGAACATCGCTGACGTGCTGGGGCTGTCCGTCGATGCCGCCGCCCAGTTCCTGTCCGCCGTCCCGGCCGCCTCCCGCAGTCTGGAGACGTTGCGCGAGGTGGGACTGGGGTACCTGCGGCTGGGTCAGCCCGCGACGGAGCTCAGCGGTGGTGAGGCGCAGCGCATCAAACTGGCCACCGAACTGCAGCGAGCCCGCCGCGGCCACGCGCTCTACCTGCTCGACGAGCCGACGGCGGGGCTGCACCCCTCGGACGTCGCACTGCTGTTGCGACAGCTGCACCGGCTCGTCGACGCGGGCAATACGGTCGTCCTCGTCGAGCACGACCTGGACACGATCGTCACCGCCGACTGGGTCATCGACCTCGGGCCGGGCGGCGGCGACGCCGGCGGGCGGGTGGTAGCGGCGGGGCCGCCGGCCAAGGTGGCGAGGGCCCGCCGCAGCGCCACCGCGCCCTATCTCGCGGCCCGGCTCGCGGGCCCCTGA